The genomic segment TTCTACGAAGATAGCATACCATTTCAAGGTGGGTAATCCTTTCATTATGAAGTGTATTCGCAAGTATCTAGACCGCGCTAAGTTTCCCCAAAAAATAGGAATGATGTAGTAGATATCTTTTTAAAAAACTGTGGTAGTATACTAAATATATCCAATTCTTTCGTATTGTGCAATAAATGTGATATTATGGTATTAATAGAAAAATATGGATATCAATCTAAGAAAGTTTCTTATCAAAAGGAAAATCCCTTAGGGAGTTTAATCGATGTTTCGGCACGTTAAAGGAACGTAGGGAGGACATACGGAGAAACAGTAGTGTGTAATGTTTATTTACCCACGAACTGGGGAAGCTCTGCCCTTTGGCATAGTAGGAGAACGAAAGGCGGAGATTGGATTGCATGTGTTTCCACAGATCTCTACGAAAGAATTCGTTATAAAAGGGATAGATAGAGAGTTTCGTGCCAGTTTGTGCATGGGCTACTTTTCAGTTCCCGCAGATTTTTTAAAAATAGTAAAATTCCTGCACCCGAAAGAATTTGAGTACTATTTTCATCTGGAGTTTGAGCGGAGAGTAAAAAGCTACCTGACTGGGAGATATGTCGCCAAACGAGCCGTTTCGTTTCTGACCGGAGAAGACAGCTTAGACCGAATATGTATTGAACAGGGCATTCTTCATCACCCTGTCGTGAACCTACCGAATTCAACCCATCTCCAAGTGAGTATCACCCACTGTGATGATCTTGCAGCTGCCATTGCTTTTTCGGAGGAGCTGCCGATGGGGATTGATATAGAGAGAATTAGCGTTGATAGAAATAAAGTTCTAGAGACGCAAATGACTGTGAAAGAGAGCAACTTGTTTTCGTACTTGCCATATTCCTATGAAACGACCCTCACTCTTTTCTGGACAGTCAAGGAAGCGTTATCCAAAATTTTGAAGACAGGCTTAACAACTTCTTTTCATATCTATGAAATAAGCCAAGTGGAGGCAAGGGACGGGATTGTTTATAGCCTTTTTGAAAACTTTCCTCAATACCGGACGGCATCCTTTATCCTAGGTGACTTTGTGTGTTCAATCACCTACCCGAAAAAGACAGAGTGGAGTGTTGCTGTAGTAAAGGATGTACTTCAGGAAATAGAATACTCCATGATAAATCGCTTATGAATTCCCCGCAAGCGGTCAATTGACCAGGCTGTGGGGAGTTTTCTTTATAAAAACCTTTTATAAAAACAAGGGGTGCATCATACATGGAAAAGCCTGTTGTGTTTATGTTTTCTGGACAAGGGTCCCAGTACTATCAGATGGGGAAAGACCTTTTTGATCAGAATCCGGTATTTCGCAAATGGATGCTTAGGTTAGATGAAAAGGTACATTCCCTGATCGGGGAGTCTGTCCTTGCCCAGTTATATGATGACACGAAGCGTCGAGACGACATATTTGATCGCACCCTTTATACGCATCCCGCCATTTTTATGGTGGAATATGCTCTGGCCCAGGTTCTCATGGAAAGCGGAATAAAGCCCGACTATTGTCTAGGGAGTAGTTTGGGGGAGTTTGCGGCGGCGGCTGTGTCTGGGGTCATGCCTGTGGAAGAATTGCTGCAACTCGTAGTTGAACAAGCCACCCTTTACGAAACGTATTGTCAGAAGGGAAGTATGCTTGCGATTCTCCACAATCCCGATTTGTATTATCAAGACCCGCTATTGCATCGAAATAGTGAGTTGGTAGCGGTGAATTTTCATTCGCATTTTGTCATTGCCGGGAGCAGTCATCAGCTACAACGTATAGAGGATTATGTGAAAGGCAAGGGGATTATTTGTCAACGACTACCCGTATCGTATGCTTTTCACTCCGCTTACATCGATCCGGCTGAACCACATTATCGAGAGGTATTGAAGCATAAATCATTTGGAATTCCCCAGATTCCCTTTGTATCGGGTGTTCATGGTGAACTCATGAAGGAACTGCCAGCTGACTACTTTTGGCAAGTAGTAAGAAAACCGATGCAGCTTCCAAAAGCTGTCCAAGAGCTGGAGGAACACCAAAGCTACATCTATTTGGATTTGGGACCTGCAGGAAATTTAAGTAATTTTACAAAGCGAAATCTGCGGCAAGATTCTCAGTCAGAATGCCACTCAATCA from the Brevibacillus brevis genome contains:
- a CDS encoding 4'-phosphopantetheinyl transferase superfamily protein; translated protein: MFPQISTKEFVIKGIDREFRASLCMGYFSVPADFLKIVKFLHPKEFEYYFHLEFERRVKSYLTGRYVAKRAVSFLTGEDSLDRICIEQGILHHPVVNLPNSTHLQVSITHCDDLAAAIAFSEELPMGIDIERISVDRNKVLETQMTVKESNLFSYLPYSYETTLTLFWTVKEALSKILKTGLTTSFHIYEISQVEARDGIVYSLFENFPQYRTASFILGDFVCSITYPKKTEWSVAVVKDVLQEIEYSMINRL